The following coding sequences are from one Salvia hispanica cultivar TCC Black 2014 chromosome 3, UniMelb_Shisp_WGS_1.0, whole genome shotgun sequence window:
- the LOC125213672 gene encoding ninja-family protein mc410 has product MEDEKGLDLSLGLPCGGNSSSHKSKQASSSDVKLDEGDRGSKLINEFKNFLEGGNQPQVGEAFSYNFSKPAADLETSKNSNADGLWLRSDNRPIEIDEKASGAGEKRKNLFTETNQQKKYERETSHPDLTDKGKTSHISITTDEGSTADNEDVADSEVDGSTSRHVSQHEDVPKRFASTGGVSRVQKESHGSGDSSGVEILGQKRFTISSEKEFNVMNRSTSYGATHPVPPANVQPSKDSNSSGTPNPSNYPKPSMMHSMATTNIERPGGHSVMPANFPLMYGYPPVQLPVLDRDNSRGIVSHQQINPTYSGRNPGNPDTQNDGRKLTQVNSHKSSETTLCDVRAVEAGKSYGKQQVGEEGSSSHTDGDLKGNHIIHQLKDASNQPRAESLPSEFPAIRPGITADLKFGGCGSYPNLPWVSTNGSGPNGRTISGVTYKYSPTQIKIVCACHGSHMSPDEFIQHANEENNTADASTGLPSLSGSNPAASAQS; this is encoded by the exons ATGGAGGATGAGAAAGGTCTCGATCTTAGCTTGGGCCTTCCTTGTGGTGGAAATAGTTCCTCACATAAAAGTAAACAGGCCAGCTCATCTGATGTCAAGTTAGATGAGGGTGATCGAGGTAGCAAATTGATCAATGAGTTCAAAAACTTTCTTGAAGGTGGAAATCAACCGCAAGTTGGAGAGGCCTTCAGTTACAACTTTTCTAAACCTGCTGCTGATTTAGAAACATCAAAGAACTCAAATGCTGATGGATTGTGGCTACGAAGTGATAACAGGCCTattgaaattgatgaaaagGCTTCAGGTGCTGGGGAAAAGCGAAAAAACCTGTTTACTGAGACGAACCAACAGAagaagtatgagagagaaaccAGCCATCCTGATTTGACAGATAAAGGCAAGACATCACACATCTCCATAACCACAGATGAAGGATCAACTGCAGATAATGAAGATGTTGCAGATTCAGAAGTAGATGGTTCAACTTCAAGGCATGTTTCTCAGCATGAAGATGTCCCAAAACGATTTGCATCCACTGGTGGTGTATCCAGGGTTCAGAAGGAATCTCATGGATCTGGAGATTCAAGTGGTGTTGAAATTCTAGGACAGAAAAGGTTCACAATCTCTTcagaaaaagaatttaatgTGATGAATAGGTCCACATCTTATGGTGCTACACACCCAGTTCCACCAGCAAACGTACAACCTTCTAAGGATTCTAATTCTAGTGGTACACCTAATCCGTCCAACTATCCAAAGCCTAGCATGATGCATTCAATGGCTACCACAAACATTGAGCGGCCAGGAGGCCATTCAGTTATGCCTGCTAATTTTCCTCTAATGTATGGGTATCCTCCCGTCCAGCTTCCTGTGCTAGACAGAGATAACTCTCGTGGCATTGTTTCTCATCAACAAATTAACCCTACTTATTCTGGAAGGAATCCGGGGAACCCAGATACTCAGAATGATGGCAGGAAGCTCACTCAAG TTAATTCACACAAGTCATCTGAAACTACACTGTGTGATGTGAGGGCTGTAGAAGCTGGGAAAAGTTATGGAAAGCAGCAAGTCGGTGAAGAAGGCTCATCCTCTCACACAGATGGTGATCTGAAAGGGAATCATATAATTCATCAGTTAAAAGATGCTTCTAATCAGCCAAGAGCAGAATCACTTCCGTCGGAATTTCCAGCTATAAGGCCTGGTATCACTGCAGATCTCAAATTTGGGGGTTGTGGATCTTACCCTAATTTGCCATGGGTGTCTACTAACGGCTCAGGTCCAAATGGCCGAACAATATCAGGTGTAACATACAAGTATAGCCCTACTCAGATTAAGATAGTTTGTGCCTGCCATGGTTCTCACATGTCGCCTGATGAATTTATTCAACATGCTAATGAAGAAAACAATACTGCGGATGCCAGCACTGGTTTACCTTCGTTATCAGGCAGCAATCCTGCAGCTTCGGCTCAGAGTTGA
- the LOC125213671 gene encoding putative E3 ubiquitin-protein ligase LIN produces MSTATTSSQIQEQTTLFLSETISQPHHRRHLHTTFLQKLPPTLLKPLTFISQTVETAISSSSPSVRASSLRLAESLLSSNPTNPYSSFLLSLVHHLSRRPLDASLTLLDVFEAEPSLTRLEIAPFLFQELFLVHFGTILEWYDCRRSEILLGLGLESMSILSEMDGGQAAALKELERGYEGLLEDNCRVFARYFKQVLRRGVGEEMILPPKIVFREGESDDRLTLWDGDEQRIKSHGFQSPNRRYNPIWGGEGEGEGDISNMGDSKRLSKLPSLSPVRVSPDFLINQIPSTFITQDKENIKKEALFDSTKQRRKKRCVDDSSMDDPTTANAPKDFVCPITTRIFDDPVTLETGQTYERSAIQEWLDRGNLTCPITRHNLLSPDLPKTNYVLKRLIATWLERNSTTSPTSVIAPPSDGELQLAIAEVCTSEILMDAEAAVLRIQRCWKEAESADHQMMLEMLTKPPVINGFVEMLLNSVDEIVLRTTVYLLTELGSRDDNVVATLTRVDSDVECIVQLFKKGLHEALVLVYLLRPPVESLVEMELPRYLVDTLSNARNNNNDLNFKMFMEPQTAAVLMLAQILRSCSLESSSRISTSIASSPSSVERIVAALQAPQTEERVAAVSILLRCILEDGKCRNIVAHKAELVSLLEILFQVGDVERLEIIHFFSELVKLNRRNLNEKILRTLKDEGTFSTMHTLLIYLQNARAEQSPVVAGLLLQLDLLEEPRKMSIYREEAIDALISCLRNSECPAAQISAAETILSLHGRFSYSGKSLSRAVLLKRAGLEKSYVAFMRRDQRRHHISANAQDTMEDERAGEEWERKVAFHLVSHEFGLVFEGLAQGLSSSNEELNSVCFMAATWLIYMLSLLPDTGIRGAARVCLLDHFVSVFKSDKNVEERALSMLGLNSFIRHTEGLQDLAGHTKDILKGLRELKKSSSMAFEMLKVLSQEHDNSADIWSHQELSQEDCSINGEVVALTCFKGKIFSGHSDGTIKVWGPELCIIQEIREHTKAVTSLTVLQSTEKLYSGSVDRTVRIWSISEEGIYCEQVEEVKDQINNLVVASNIACFVPQGGGVKLHSWNGSSKLLNQNKNVKCLALVQGKLYCGCQDTSIQEIDLVTGTLGNIQSGSKKLIGKANPVYALQVHDGLLYAAGPSLDGANVKIWSTSNYSLVGSLASMLDVRTMAVSSELVYLGSKVGTVEVWCRKKLSRVETLQTNLTSRILCMALDTNQDILVIGTSDGRIQTWGLS; encoded by the exons atGTCCACCGCCACAACCTCATCTCAAATCCAAGAGCAGACCACCCTCTTCCTCTCGGAAACCATATCCCAAccccaccaccgccgccaccTCCACACCACATTCCTCCAAAAACTCCCTCCAACTCTCTTGAAGCCCCTCACCTTCATCTCCCAAACCGTCGAAACCGCCATCTCGAGCAGCAGCCCCTCCGTCCGCGCCTCGTCCCTCCGCCTAGCCGAGAGCCTCCTCTCATCCAACCCCACCAACCCTTACTCCTCCTTCCTCCTCTCCCTTGTCCACCACCTCTCCCGCCGCCCCCTCGACGCCTCCCTCACCCTGCTCGACGTGTTCGAGGCCGAGCCCTCCCTCACCCGCCTCGAGATCGCGCCCTTCCTGTTCCAAGAGCTGTTTCTCGTCCATTTCGGCACCATTCTTGAATG GTACGACTGCAGAAGATCTGAGATCCTCTTGGGTTTGGGGCTCGAGTCCATGTCGATCTTGTCGGAGATGGATGGGGGGCAGGCGGCGGCGCTAAAGGAGTTGGAGAGGGGATATGAGGGTTTGTTGGAAGATAATTGTAGGGTTTTTGCAAGGTATTTTAAGCAAGTGCTGAGGAGAGGTGTAGGAGAGGAGATGATTTTGCCACCTAAAATAGTGTTTCGAGAAGGTGAAAGTGATGATCGTTTAACTTTGTGGGATGGAGATGAACAGAGGATCAAAAGCCATGGATTTCAGTCTCCAAACAGACGGTATAAT CCAATATGGggtggagaaggagaaggagaaggagacaTATCAAACATGGGTGATTCAAAGAGACTCTCAAAATTGCCATCCCTTTCTCCAGTCAGAGTATCGCCAGACTTCCTTATCAATCAAATCCCATCTACCTTTATAACACAGGATAAG GAAAACATCAAGAAAGAGGCATTGTTTGACTCGACAAAGCAGCGGAGAAAAAAGCG CTGCGTGGATGATTCTTCAATGGACGACCCAACAACGGCTAACGCCCCAAAGGACTTCGTCTGCCCGATCACGACCCGCATATTCGACGATCCCGTCACCCTCGAGACCGGCCAGACCTACGAGAGATCCGCCATCCAAGAGTGGCTCGACCGAGGCAACCTCACCTGCCCCATCACCCGCCACAACCTCCTCTCCCCCGACCTCCCCAAGACCAACTACGTCCTCAAGCGCCTCATCGCCACCTGGCTCGAACGCAACTCCACCACCTCCCCAACGAGCGTCATAGCCCCTCCCAGCGATGGCGAGCTTCAGCTCGCCATCGCTGAAGTCTGCACCTCTGAGATTCTGATGGATGCTGAAGCAGCAGTCCTGAGGATCCAGAGGTGCTGGAAGGAGGCTGAGTCAGCAGATCACCAGATGATGCTGGAGATGCTGACAAAGCCTCCTGTCATCAACGGATTCGTTGAGATGCTTCTCAACTCCGTTGATGAGATTGTCCTAAGGACCACGGTGTACCTGCTCACTGAGCTCGGGTCGAGGGATGACAATGTGGTGGCGACGCTTACCAGAGTGGACTCGGATGTGGAGTGTATAGTCCAGCTGTTTAAGAAGGGCTTGCACGAGGCACTCGTGCTGGTGTACCTCCTGAGGCCGCCAGTGGAGAGCCTCGTGGAGATGGAGCTCCCAAGGTATCTCGTGGATACCCTTAGCAATGCTCGTAACAACAACAATGACCTCAACTTCAAGATGTTTATGGAGCCTCAGACTGCTGCGGTGCTTATGCTGGCGCAGATTCTACGGAGCTGCAGCCTGGAAAGTAGTTCAAGGATATCCACCAGCATTGCGTCCTCGCCATCATCGGTTGAGAGGATCGTGGCGGCTCTGCAAGCGCCACAGACTGAGGAAAGAGTAGCTGCTGTCAGTATTTTGCTGAGATGCATTCTTGAGGATGGAAAGTGTAGGAACATAGTAGCTCACAAGGCTGAATTGGTTTCTCTTCTTGAGATATTGTTTCAAGTAGGAGACGTGGAGCGCCTCGAGATCATTCATTTCTTCTCCGAGTTAGTCAAGTTGAACAG GAGAAATTTGAATGAGAAAATCTTGAGGACCTTGAAAGATGAGGGTACTTTTAGTACAATGCACACACTACTTATCTACCTACAGAATGCCCGGGCCGAACAGTCTCCAGTTGTTGCTGGACTTCTTCTGCAACTTGATCTTCTG GAGGAGCCAAGAAAGATGAGTATATACAGAGAAGAGGCAATAGATGCTCTTATTAGTTGTCTAAGAAACTCAGAATGCCCAGCAGCACAAATTTCAGCTGCAGAGACAATACTCTCCCTCCATGGAAGATTCTCCTATTCAGGAAAATCTCTTTCTAGGGCCGTTCTCCTCAAACGAGCAGGGCTGGAGAAGAGCTATGTGGCATTTATGCGAAGGGATCAACGTCGTCACCACATATCTGCTAATGCGCAAGACACCATG gaagaTGAGAGAGCTGGTGAGGAGTGGGAGAGAAAAGTGGCTTTCCATCTTGTGAGCCATGAGTTTGGGCTAGTGTTTGAGGGTCTTGCACAAGGCCTGAGCAGCAGCAACGAGGAGTTGAACTCGGTGTGCTTCATGGCCGCGACTTGGCTGATATACATGCTCTCGCTCCTTCCTGATACGGGGATAAGAGGAGCAGCGCGCGTGTGTTTGCTCGACCATTTTGTGTCTGTTTTCAAATCGGAcaagaatgttgaagaaagAGCACTCTCCATGCTTGGCCTCAACAGCTTCATCCGCCACACCG AAGGGTTGCAGGATCTAGCAGGTCACACCAAAGACATTCTGAAAGGACTGAGGGAGCTTAAGAAATCCTCTAGCATGGCATTTGAGATGCTCAAAGTGCTGTCACAAGAGCACGACAATAGCGCC GATATATGGAGTCATCAAGAACTAAGCCAAGAAGATTGTTCGATCAACGGAGAAGTTGTTGCACTGACATGCTTCAAAGGAAAAATTTTCTCCGGCCACTCAGATGGAACTATAAAGGTTTGGGGGCCGGAGCTATGCATTATCCAAGAAATCCGGGAGCACACAAAGGCGGTGACTAGCCTGACAGTACTACAATCAACGGAGAAACTGTACAGTGGGTCGGTCGACAGGACAGTGAGG ATTTGGTCAATATCAGAGGAAGGAATTTACTGTGAACAAGTTGAGGAGGTTAAGGATCAGATAAACAACCTGGTAGTTGCTAGCAACATAGCATGTTTCGTTCCTCAAGGAGGCGGCGTCAAG CTGCACTCGTGGAATGGATCCTCTAAACTGCTCAATCAAAACAAGAATGTCAAATGTTTGGCTCTGGTGCAAGGGAAACTCTACTGTGGATGTCAGGATACTAGCATTCAG GAAATCGACCTAGTAACAGGAACGCTAGGAAATATACAGAGCGGCTCCAAGAAACTAATAGGGAAAGCCAACCCTGTTTACGCGCTCCAAGTTCATGATGGACTGCTATATGCAGCAGGCCCTTCCCTCGACGGAGCAAATGTTAAg ATATGGAGCACATCAAACTATAGTTTGGTCGGATCATTGGCATCAATGTTGGATGTGCGGACCATGGCCGTGAGCTCGGAGCTCGTATATCTCGGATCCAAAGTGGGAACTGTTGAAGTTTGGTGCAGAAAGAAGCTTAGCAGAGTTGAAACGCTTCAAACAAACCTAACCAGCAGAATTCTTTGTATGGCCCTTGACACAAATCAGGATATCTTAGTCATTGGAACCTCTGATGGCAGAATTCAG ACATGGGGGCTGAGCTGA